Proteins encoded together in one Myxocyprinus asiaticus isolate MX2 ecotype Aquarium Trade chromosome 9, UBuf_Myxa_2, whole genome shotgun sequence window:
- the cth gene encoding cystathionine gamma-lyase, with protein sequence MASHMQNDSSAGFLHGFKSFATDAIHVGSEPEQWSSMAVVPPISLSTTFKQHGPGKHGGFEYSRSGNPTRNCLERAVAALDGAQYCLAVASGLAATLTITHLFKAGDGILSMNDVYGGTNRYFRKIAAEVGLDVSFADLTKLEVLKAALKPNTKMVWIETPTNPTMRVVDIQACADIVHEHNKDTIVVVDNTFMSAYFQRPLALGADICMYSATKYMNGHSDVVMGLISVKREDLYERLKFLQNALGAVPSPFDCYMCNRGLKTLHLRMKQHFKNALAVAQFLEADPRVDKVIFPGLPSHPQHELTKKQCTGCPGMITFYIKGKLDHATTFLSNLKLFALAESLGGYESLAEHPAIMTHASVCENERKALGISDTLIRLSVGLEDEEDIIADLDQALSAAHPKK encoded by the exons ATGGCTTCACACATGCAGAACGACAGCTCAGCCGGCTTTCTACACGGGTTCAAGTCATTCGCCACAGATGCCATCCACGTTGGTTCAGAACCGGAGCAATGGAGCTCTATGGCTGTAGTGCCTCCAATTTCATTATCTACCACGTTTAAACAACATGGTCCTGGAAAACATGGG GGTTTTGAGTACAGCAGAAGTGGAAATCCCACAAGAAACTGTCTTGAAAGAGCAGTCGCTGCTTTGGATGGTGCACAATACT GCCTCGCTGTTGCCTCTGGGTTGGCTGCTACTTTGACCATCACACATCTTTTTAAGGCTGGAGATGGAATTCTGTCAATGAATGATGTTTATGGAG GAACAAACCGCTATTTCAGAAAAATAGCTGCAGAAGTGGGTCTTGATGTCTCTTTTGCTGACCTCACAAAGCTTGAGGTGTTAAAGGCAGCTTTAAAACCAAATACAAAG ATGGTTTGGATTGAAACTCCCACAAACCCTACTATGAGGGTAGTGGACATTCAGGCCTGTGCAGACATTGTTCATGAGCACAACAAGGACACAATTGTTGTTGTAGACAACACTTTTATGTCAGCCTACTTCCAG CGCCCACTGGCTCTTGGAGCGGACATCTGCATGTACTCAGCTACAAAATACATGAATG GACACAGCGATGTTGTCATGGGGCTGATTTCTGTCAAACGTGAAGACCTCTATGAACGACTGAAGTTTTTGCAGAATG caCTAGGAGCGGTGCCTTCTCCATTTGACTGCTATATGTGCAATCGCGGTCTGAAGACACTTCACCTAAGAATGAAGCAGCACTTTAAGAATGCACTGGCTGTGGCACAGTTTCTGGAGGCTGACCCAAGGGTGGACAAAGTCATCTTCCCAG GACTTCCATCACACCCTCAACATGAGCTAACAAAGAAACAGTGCACTGGCTGTCCTGGGATGATCACCTTCTACATCAAAGGGAAACTGGATCATGCCACAACTTTCCTCAGCAATCTGAAG TTGTTTGCACTTGCTGAAAGTCTTGGTGGTTATGAGAGTCTAGCTGAGCACCC AGCGATTATGACTCATGCTTCAGTGTGTGAAAATGAGAGGAAGGCGCTGGGAATCAGTGATACACTCATTCGTCTGTCTGTGGGCCTGGAGGATGAGGAAGATATTATTGCAGATCTAGATCAAGCCCTCAGTGCTGCT
- the LOC127446551 gene encoding uncharacterized protein LOC127446551 produces MTEIWFSALLLSVTSLVSLQADECMEGVIGEDALLPCVYNGVKNVTSLHISSEWRKGMEVIHTSVWTEGQVEMQNVSYSIRTTVSSLAPKTGDFSMELHDIQLSDAHNYSFHLKLDGQDSSPSICTICLNVVGVSSSAEVGRLSEAMWMFSTALCVVVFLLVALSLGFQNKLDRERRREQHRYGDDSSSYGTEMILMDMEQWTSLPETDV; encoded by the exons ATGACAGAGATCTGGTTCAGTGCTTTGCTGCTTAGTGTCACAAGCCTTGTCTCATTACAAG CTGATGAATGCATGGAAGGAGTGATTGGGGAGGATGCCCTCCTTCCATGTGTCTATAATGGGGTGAAAAATGTTACCTCTCTCCACATCTCATCCGAATGGAGAAAAGGCATGGAAGTAATACACACCTCAGTCTGGACGGAGGGTCAGGTGGAAATGCAAAATGTGTCATACAGCATCCGAACGACAGTGTCATCTTTGGCTCCAAAGACTGGAGACTTCTCCATGGAGTTACATGATATACAATTATCAGATGCACATAATTACAGTTTTCATCTAAAGCTTGATGGTCAAGATAGCAGTCCTTCAATCTGTACCATCTGCCTCAATGTAG TTGGTGTTAGTTCAAGTGCAGAGGTGGGACGGCTGTCAGAGGCCATGTGGATGTTCAGCACAGCTCTCTGTGTGGTTGTATTCTTGCTGGTAGCTTTGTCTCTGGGTTTCCAGAATAAATTGGATCGAGAAAGAAGGAGAGAGCAACACAGATATGGAG ATGATTCATCTAGTTACGGAACTGAGATGATTTTGATGGATATGGAGCAATGGACTTCCCTTCCAGAGACAGATGTGTAA